From the genome of Treponema peruense:
ATCGCAGGCAGGACGTGTCTTTGCGGAATAGATTTTTGTAAATGAAGAAACGCAGATGCTCTCATTCAACATAGGGAATCTCGAATCTCATCCTGTCTTTTGTAAGTTCTGCGGCAGGATAAACTTTTTTTGCCTGTGAAAGAAGAGTTTCAAGTTCCCTGTCATTGTATCTTGGGCTGTAATGTATCATTGCAAAACGTTTTACTTTGGCATCTCTGGCAATTGTGGCAGACTGGCGTGCAGTCATATGTTTTTTTTCTTTTGCCTGGTCAGAACAGTCGTCGGCAAACATTCCTTCACAGATAAGAAGGTCGCTGCCCATAACTTCCTTTGCAATGGAAGGAAGATAAAGCGTGTCCGTAACAAAACTGAATTTGCGGCCACTGCGGTTTTTACCTACAACCTGTTCCGGCGAAACGGTTATCCCGTCTGCGTTGACAACAGATTCACCGTGCTGAAGCTTTCCCCAAAGCGGTCCCCTTGGAACATTGAGTTTTTGTGCCTGTTCCGGATTGAATTCACCGGGGCGGTCAAGTTCTTCGAGTGTATATCCTACACATGTCTTTGTATGCTCAAGGGGAAAAGCCCTTACGTAAAAGCCGTCACCGGAATAAACTGCACCTGGTTCTGTAATTTCTTTTACTATAATGGGATAATTGATGTACATATCCAAAACGCGGCGGCTTGTTTCTATATATTCTGCAATTTTTGGCGGACCGAATATGTAAAGGGGCTCCGTACGTTCAACCTGAGATGAAAGCATAAGAATTCCGGGAAGACCGGTTACGTGGTCTGCATGCGTGTGTGAAACAAAAATGGCATTTATTTTCTTCCATTTTAAGTTGAGCCGCCTTAAAGAAACCTGGGTTCCTTCACCACCGTCGAATAAAAACAAATCACCGTCCCTTCTCAAAAGAACCGATGTAAGATGTCTGTAAGGAAGAGGCATCATGCCGCCGCATCCGAGTACAAAAGCTTCCATATTCATATCTTTAAAGTATAACGCAAAACAGCCCTATTATGGAAGTAGCTGGCAAATGCACATATCTAAAGTAATATATATTCTACAAATGTAAAAAAATTGGCGCGCAAAACAGACTGTACCATTGAACATGACAGAAATTTCATTTATAATGAAACATTATGAATGAAGAGATACAGTCACAGAACACAACCGATGACGAAATCAGCCTGATTGACCTTTTTGCAGTTCTTCTGCACTACAAGCTGCTCATTATTATTACAACAGTTGCTGCAATGATTTTTGCGGTTACAATTTCGGTTATTTCACTTAAGCTTCCGGCAGAAAAATCCTTTTTACCGAATGAATACACGCCGAAAGCCCTGCTTCTTATAAATGACACAACCGGGGGCGGAGTGAGTTCTTCTATGTCAAGCCTTGCAAGCCTTGCGGGAATCAATCTTTCTTCTTCAGGCGGAGGAATTTCCTATTCAAGCCTTGCAACTTATCTTGCTGGAACAGATTCTTTTTTGGACTCGATTGTTGATGAATTTAACCTTATAAACAAGTGGAAAATCGAAAAACACGTAAGGACCGAAAGCCGTAAAGTCCTCAAGAAAAAGCTGGTTGCCAGTTTTGACGAAGACAGCGGTGTTTTTTCAATAAGTTTTACCGACATTGACCCGAACTTTGCATGCGAGGTCGTGGAATATGCTGTTTCCTACATGGAAAAAAGATTCCGTGAACTGGGCGTAGACAAAAATGAAATCAAAAAGGAAAACCTTGAAAAAAATATTACTTCCACCTATTCAGAAATTGAACGTCTGCGTTCACAGATAATGAATCTTGAAACAGAAGCACAGGGTTATTCAGGCTTTAATATTCCGTCAATTACAATGGAAACAACCAGAATTGAAATGGAAATTACCGCTCAGACAGAAGTTTACAAGCAGATGAAAACCCAGTATGAACTTCTTAAAGTAGAAATGCAGAGCGAAACACCCATTCTGCAGGTTCTCGAGCATGCATCCGTTCCCGACCAGAAATCTGGACCAAGCCGCGGTACACTGTGCATAATCATTACTTTTGCAGCAGCGTTTATTTCTGTGTTCCTGGCGTTCCTTTTGAATGCACTCAAAAACATAAGAAATGATCCTGAAGCAATGGCAAAACTCCGGTCTGGAAAATAACAGACACAGTAATCTTATTTTATACCTTTACCTTACATTGGAGAAATTTTATGAAAGGAATTATTCTTGCAGGTGGTTCTGGAACCCGTCTATACCCTATAACAAAGGCTGTTTCAAAGCAGATTCTTCCGCTTTATGACAAGCCCATGATTTACTACCCGATGAGCGTACTCATGCTTTCGGAGATAAAGGAAGTTCTTGTTATTTCTACCCCGCGCGACATTACGCTTTTCAAGGAACTTTTTGGTGACGGTTCATGGCTTGGAATGAAAATAGAATATGCTGTTCAGGATAAGCCGCGCGGACTTGCAGACGCATTTATTGTAGGTGAAAAATTCATCGGAAATAACAGCGTGGCTCTTGTTCTGGGAGACAATATTTTCTACGGCCAGTCTTTTACAAGCACACTCAAGTCTGCTGTAAAGAAAGTAAACACTGATGGCGGCGCCGTTATTTTCGGATATTTTGTAAAAGACCCGACTGCTTACGGTGTTGTTGAATTTGACAAAAACGGAACTGCACTCGGAATTGAAGAAAAGCCAGCAAAGCCAAAGTCAAATTACGCTGTTCCGGGACTTTATTTTTATGACAATTCGGTAATCAATATTGCAAAAAATGTTAAACCTTCTGCACGCGGTGAAATAGAAATTA
Proteins encoded in this window:
- a CDS encoding GumC domain-containing protein gives rise to the protein MNEEIQSQNTTDDEISLIDLFAVLLHYKLLIIITTVAAMIFAVTISVISLKLPAEKSFLPNEYTPKALLLINDTTGGGVSSSMSSLASLAGINLSSSGGGISYSSLATYLAGTDSFLDSIVDEFNLINKWKIEKHVRTESRKVLKKKLVASFDEDSGVFSISFTDIDPNFACEVVEYAVSYMEKRFRELGVDKNEIKKENLEKNITSTYSEIERLRSQIMNLETEAQGYSGFNIPSITMETTRIEMEITAQTEVYKQMKTQYELLKVEMQSETPILQVLEHASVPDQKSGPSRGTLCIIITFAAAFISVFLAFLLNALKNIRNDPEAMAKLRSGK
- a CDS encoding ribonuclease Z, which translates into the protein MNMEAFVLGCGGMMPLPYRHLTSVLLRRDGDLFLFDGGEGTQVSLRRLNLKWKKINAIFVSHTHADHVTGLPGILMLSSQVERTEPLYIFGPPKIAEYIETSRRVLDMYINYPIIVKEITEPGAVYSGDGFYVRAFPLEHTKTCVGYTLEELDRPGEFNPEQAQKLNVPRGPLWGKLQHGESVVNADGITVSPEQVVGKNRSGRKFSFVTDTLYLPSIAKEVMGSDLLICEGMFADDCSDQAKEKKHMTARQSATIARDAKVKRFAMIHYSPRYNDRELETLLSQAKKVYPAAELTKDRMRFEIPYVE
- the rfbA gene encoding glucose-1-phosphate thymidylyltransferase RfbA: MKGIILAGGSGTRLYPITKAVSKQILPLYDKPMIYYPMSVLMLSEIKEVLVISTPRDITLFKELFGDGSWLGMKIEYAVQDKPRGLADAFIVGEKFIGNNSVALVLGDNIFYGQSFTSTLKSAVKKVNTDGGAVIFGYFVKDPTAYGVVEFDKNGTALGIEEKPAKPKSNYAVPGLYFYDNSVINIAKNVKPSARGEIEITAVNNAYLDEKKLKVELMGRGMAWLDTGTYDGLLEASNFIATIQKRQGMYVSCLEEIAYRNGWINKEQLLELAAGYKTSYGEYLKFIAEQN